A portion of the Lolium rigidum isolate FL_2022 chromosome 1, APGP_CSIRO_Lrig_0.1, whole genome shotgun sequence genome contains these proteins:
- the LOC124708928 gene encoding probable aquaporin PIP2-7, whose translation MSTKEGMDTADEEITDIIVQRVPYWDPPAVKPLETSELVEWSLYRALIGEFTASLILVYVSIATVIGYKFQSSGADERCTGVGYLGVAWSFGATVSVLVYSTSGVSGGHINPAVSFALFVAGKVSLVRAVLYVAAQCLGAICGVGVVKGIMKHPYDSFGGGANSVTEGYSLGAALGAETFGTFVLVYTVFSATDPKRTARDAFVPLVAALPIGLAVFVVHLATIPITGTGINPARSLGAAVLYNQHKTWKQHWIFWVGPFTGAALAAFYHKIVLRDIAVVKEALRGSFKRASSTA comes from the exons ATGTCGACCAAGGAGGGGATGGACACCGCCGACGAAGAGATAACAGACATTATCGTCCAGAGGGTGCCATACTGGGACCCGCCGGCAGTGAAGCCGCTGGAGACGAGCGAGCTGGTCGAATGGTCCCTCTACCGCGCTTTGATCGGCGAGTTCACGGCCTCGCTCATCCTCGTCTACGTGAGCATCGCCACCGTCATCGGGTACAAATTCCAGTCATCGGGCGCCGACGAGAGGTGCACCGGCGTCGGGTACCTCGGCGTCGCCTGGTCCTTCGGCGCCACCGTCTCCGTCCTCGTCTACTCCACTAGCGGTGTATCGGGCGGTCACATAAACCCAGCGGTGTCGTTCGCTCTGTTCGTGGCCGGGAAGGTGTCGCTGGTGCGCGCCGTGCTGTACGTGGCGGCGCAGTGCCTCGGCGCCATCTGCGGCGTGGGCGTCGTCAAGGGGATCATGAAGCACCCCTACGACTCCTTCGGTGGCGGCGCCAACTCGGTGACTGAGGGCTACTCGCTTGGGGCGGCACTCGGCGCCGAGACCTTTGGCACCTTCGTCCTCGTCTACACCGTCTTCTCCGCCACCGATCCGAAACGCACGGCCCGCGACGCCTTCGTCCCG CTGGTGGCGGCGCTGCCGATCGGTTTGGCGGTGTTCGTGGTGCACCTGGCGACCATACCGATCACCGGCACGGGCATCAACCCGGCGAGGAGCCTGGGCGCCGCCGTGCTGTACAACCAACACAAAACCTGGAAGCAGCAC TGGATCTTCTGGGTCGGGCCTTTCACCGGCGCGGCCTTGGCGGCGTTCTACCACAAGATCGTGCTGCGCGACATTGCTGTAGTCAAGGAGGCGCTACGGGGCTCGTTTAAGAGGGCCAGCTCGACCGCTTGA